From one Halosimplex rubrum genomic stretch:
- a CDS encoding type II toxin-antitoxin system VapC family toxin, giving the protein MKLLDTTFLAHYYRGDDRVESFLDAHDDGEEDLVTSAINVEEIAVGVHTVEDDPSLESIFVELGWLTILSFEPADAFAAAGIEADLYTDDTVAQDRINALAGDVLIAGVAENRGATVVTENADDFETLGVPVASY; this is encoded by the coding sequence GTGAAGCTCCTCGACACGACGTTTCTGGCCCACTACTACCGCGGCGACGACCGCGTCGAGTCGTTTCTCGACGCCCACGACGACGGAGAAGAGGATCTGGTCACCTCGGCGATCAACGTCGAGGAGATCGCCGTCGGCGTCCACACCGTCGAAGACGATCCGTCGCTTGAGTCGATCTTCGTCGAACTGGGCTGGCTCACGATCCTGTCGTTCGAACCGGCGGACGCGTTCGCTGCCGCCGGGATCGAGGCGGATCTCTACACGGACGATACCGTCGCTCAGGACAGGATCAACGCGCTGGCGGGCGACGTGTTGATCGCCGGCGTCGCCGAGAACCGTGGCGCGACGGTCGTCACCGAGAACGCCGACGACTTCGAGACGCTCGGCGTCCCGGTGGCGTCTTACTGA
- a CDS encoding VOC family protein produces MSGSVHHTGTTVADLDRAVEFYTEVFDLDVLAEFESSGENFSRGVGVENATGRFAHLDGDGTRVELVEYEPEGGEAVAESVNDRGAKHLGFGVDDVEAFYEDLPDDVETVSEPQTSSTGTTILFVRDPEGNLIEVLDA; encoded by the coding sequence ATGTCCGGAAGCGTCCACCACACCGGGACGACCGTCGCCGACCTGGATCGCGCCGTCGAGTTCTACACCGAGGTCTTCGACCTCGACGTGCTCGCGGAGTTCGAATCGTCGGGGGAGAACTTCTCCCGGGGCGTCGGCGTCGAGAACGCCACCGGCCGCTTCGCCCACCTCGACGGCGACGGGACTCGCGTCGAACTCGTCGAGTACGAGCCCGAGGGCGGCGAGGCGGTCGCCGAGAGCGTCAACGACCGCGGCGCCAAACACCTCGGCTTCGGCGTCGACGACGTCGAGGCCTTCTACGAGGACCTGCCCGACGACGTGGAGACGGTCAGCGAACCGCAGACCTCCAGCACCGGCACCACGATCCTCTTCGTCCGCGACCCCGAGGGCAACCTGATCGAAGTCCTCGACGCGTAG
- a CDS encoding NUDIX hydrolase gives MTKRRPDYCPYCGAALETKRFEDRDRRYCPDCDDIVFQNPFPGAHVVVLDGGGRNPPGGAAKPHDGDSVLLIERAIEPDLGAWAVPGGILEVDEPARVGAARELEEETGLAVDPDALELVRTGFDIDDPDEGSYLSVCFAIGRADTTGSLDPGPECADARWWPIAELSAADAWIRPIDRRRVAAAVERLRNEGGVRFD, from the coding sequence ATGACCAAGCGTCGACCCGACTACTGCCCGTACTGCGGGGCCGCGCTGGAGACGAAACGCTTCGAGGATCGGGACCGCCGGTACTGTCCCGACTGCGACGACATCGTCTTCCAGAACCCGTTTCCCGGCGCGCACGTCGTCGTCCTCGACGGCGGCGGACGGAATCCCCCGGGCGGTGCGGCGAAGCCGCACGACGGCGACTCCGTCCTGCTGATCGAACGCGCCATCGAACCGGACCTGGGCGCGTGGGCGGTCCCCGGCGGTATCCTCGAAGTCGATGAACCCGCCCGCGTCGGCGCCGCCCGCGAACTCGAAGAGGAGACCGGGCTCGCGGTCGACCCCGACGCGCTCGAACTCGTCCGCACCGGATTCGATATCGACGACCCCGACGAGGGTTCCTACCTCTCGGTCTGTTTCGCCATCGGGCGGGCCGACACGACGGGGTCGCTTGACCCCGGTCCGGAGTGCGCCGACGCGCGCTGGTGGCCCATCGCGGAGCTGTCGGCGGCCGACGCCTGGATTCGGCCGATCGATCGGCGGCGGGTCGCGGCGGCCGTCGAACGACTCCGGAACGAGGGCGGCGTGCGCTTCGACTGA
- a CDS encoding Rid family detoxifying hydrolase: MKRIVSTDAAPEAVGAYSQATETDDLVFTAGQIPLTPDGELLDNAAIDVQTQQALENVEAVLEEAGAGMDDVLKVTVYLDDIDDFDEMNDTYGTFFDDEPPARSAVGVEDLPKGVGVEIEAIAAK, from the coding sequence ATGAAGCGCATCGTCAGCACCGACGCGGCACCCGAGGCAGTGGGCGCGTACAGCCAGGCGACCGAGACCGACGATCTGGTCTTCACCGCCGGCCAGATCCCCCTGACCCCCGACGGGGAACTCCTGGACAACGCCGCGATCGACGTCCAGACCCAGCAGGCTCTGGAGAACGTCGAAGCGGTTCTGGAGGAGGCCGGCGCGGGCATGGACGACGTGCTGAAAGTCACCGTCTACCTCGACGACATCGACGACTTCGACGAGATGAACGACACCTACGGGACGTTCTTCGACGACGAGCCGCCCGCCCGCAGCGCCGTCGGCGTCGAGGACCTCCCCAAGGGCGTCGGCGTCGAGATCGAGGCCATCGCGGCGAAGTGA
- a CDS encoding glutaredoxin family protein, whose product MTFEPNESLPQEEVDERVDEAIEANEVVLFMKGTEIMPQCGYSDRALTLLKQYREDVEVVDTLESLDEFRAALERHSGRETVPQTFVDGEFVGGSDILKQLDERGDLEPKLTA is encoded by the coding sequence ATGACGTTCGAACCCAACGAGAGCCTCCCGCAGGAGGAGGTCGACGAACGCGTCGACGAGGCCATCGAGGCCAACGAGGTAGTGCTGTTCATGAAGGGGACGGAGATCATGCCCCAGTGTGGCTACTCCGACCGCGCGCTGACACTGCTCAAGCAGTACCGCGAGGACGTCGAGGTCGTCGACACACTCGAATCGCTCGACGAGTTCCGCGCCGCGCTCGAACGCCACAGCGGCCGCGAGACCGTCCCCCAGACCTTCGTCGACGGCGAGTTCGTCGGCGGCAGCGACATCCTCAAACAGCTCGACGAGCGCGGCGACCTCGAACCGAAGCTGACCGCCTGA